Proteins encoded by one window of Asterias rubens chromosome 18, eAstRub1.3, whole genome shotgun sequence:
- the LOC117302265 gene encoding integrin-linked kinase-associated serine/threonine phosphatase 2C-like yields MEGNILTGDKRKMTDAEAEQPPLKRQISKSGLYCFKSFRAERKGERDDMQDACTLLDDVTESFSALPSTVSRVAYFGVFDGHGGARASHYASETLHKNLFKRFPKTDTGHNDKEIKRCLINTFKQTDEEFLKQASAKKPVWKDGSTAVCVIAVNNVLYIANLGDSKAMLCRFNEERQKLSLIPLSREHNPTMYEERMRIQKAGGTVRDGRVQGILEVSRSIGDGRFKHCGVSCLPDIKKCQLTDNDRYLLLACDGLWKGFNPEATLEFVQKIVEDKTIKTSPGKTLEETQFDTACNKLASEAIRRGSSDNVTVALISISKT; encoded by the exons ATGGAGGGAAACATCTTGACTGGAGACAAAAGGAAGATGACAGATGCAGAAGCAGAACAACCACCTCTTAAAAGGCAAATATCTAAGTCAG GTTTGTACTGCTTCAAAAGTTTCCGAGCAGAGAGGAAGGGTGAAAGAGATGACATGCAAGATGCATGCACGCTACTTGATGATGTCACGGAAAGCTTCTCTGCGCTTCCATCCACAGT GTCTAGAGTGGCCTACTTTGGGGTTTTTGACGGACACGGCGGAGCACGAGCATCCCACTACGCCTCCGAGACGCTTCATAAGAACCTCTTCAAGAGATTTCCCAAGACGGATACTGGACATAACGACAAGGAGATCAAAAGATGTCTGATCAACACTTTCAAACAGACGGATGAGGAGTTTCTGAAGCAGGCATCTGCCAA GAAACCAGTGTGGAAAGATGGGTCCACGGCTGTCTGTGTCATTGCCGTCAATAACGTCTTGTACATTGCCAACCTTGGCGACAGTAAG GCGATGCTGTGCCGTTTTAACGAAGAGAGACAGAAGCTTTCCCTGATCCCGCTGAGCCGAGAGCACAATCCCACCATGTACGAAGAGAGAATGAGGATACAGAAAGCTGGCGGCACTGTGAG AGATGGAAGAGTTCAAGGCATCTTGGAGGTGTCTCGATCCATCGGGGACGGACGGTTCAAGCACTGCGGCGTCTCCTGCCTCCCAGACATCAAGAAATGTCAGCTGACCGATAACGATCGTTACCTCCTTCTGGCTTGTGATGGACTCTGGAAAGGGTTCAACCCTGAGGCAACGCTCGAATTTGTTCAGAAAATTGTTGAG GACAAAACCATCAAGACATCTCCAGGTAAAACGTTGGAAGAGACTCAATTCGACACGGCCTGCAACAAGCTTGCGTCTGAGGCCATCCGACGAGGTAGCTCTGACAATGTCACGGTAGCATTAATAAGTATTTCAAAGACGTAG